The Vicinamibacterales bacterium sequence GTAACGGTGCCGGTCGGCTCGGTGGGCGAGGACGTTTCGCGGCTGCTGCGGGTCACGCAGGAAGCGCTGGACCGCGGCATCGCGCAGGTGAAGGTGGGCGGCCGGATCTCGGACATCGGCCATGCCATCCAGAAGCACGTCGAGGCGCACGGCTTCTCGGTGGTGCGCGAGTTCGTCGGACACGGCATCGGCGCCTCGCTGCACGAAGAGCCGCAGATCGCCAATTACGGGGAGCCTGGACGCGGCCCGCGGCTGGCGGAGGGGATGACCCTGGCGATCGAGCCGATGGTGAACATGGGCCGCCCTGGTGTGAAGGTGCTGTCCGACGGATGGACGGCGGTGACGAAGGACGGCAGCCTGTCGGCCCACTTCGAGCACACGGTCGCGGTGACGAAAGACGGCCCGCTGGTGTTGACGGCGAGGCCGGTTCCCGCGGGGCGATAGGCATCGGGTCATCGGGTGATCGGGTGATCGGGTGATCGTCGAAGGTGTGGTGAAGGAAACGCTGCCCTACGCGCAGTACCGGGTGGAGATCGACGGGCCGCGGCAGATTACGGCGCACGCGCCGAGCGGGCCGGGCAAGAACTTCATCCGGGTGCTGGTGGGCGATCGGGTGAAG is a genomic window containing:
- the infA gene encoding translation initiation factor IF-1, with protein sequence MIVEGVVKETLPYAQYRVEIDGPRQITAHAPSGPGKNFIRVLVGDRVKLELSPRDVTRGRIVQKL
- the map gene encoding type I methionyl aminopeptidase; protein product: MIVCKSPAEIAKMRVASQLVAQVLEELAAMVAPGVSTADLDAAAEAKVRAAGAEPAFKGYRGYPATLCASVNEQVIHGIPSKHLLKSGDIVSLDMGVKLNGYYGDSAVTVPVGSVGEDVSRLLRVTQEALDRGIAQVKVGGRISDIGHAIQKHVEAHGFSVVREFVGHGIGASLHEEPQIANYGEPGRGPRLAEGMTLAIEPMVNMGRPGVKVLSDGWTAVTKDGSLSAHFEHTVAVTKDGPLVLTARPVPAGR